From a single Planococcus shenhongbingii genomic region:
- a CDS encoding neuraminidase-like domain-containing protein: MPNKDLNNLTSKLNLFKFDLKEESQQKLFEEKFKKNNGDWSALKSELNKEAIFTPEIINDLEFTHHLTNWSEDDENLVSAFQKDEKIKSLRDIATSFNKPAFIEKLKGFAKEGVKEEEQENYAINLHRDLFKIEPTALVINMIKDQQVPILNDNLGSEIQSVLEKRPDFNIKNHSIYELIKDKEALQEIPADHQEPLIANLKILQRITAISPDADAVPALYNANLHSAIQISNIPQSEFMAVMKKSGLDDGTLSIIYTNAQQTRVRNEQAIMTLREIYKGTGIDMIDKSMALNPAQLEKVLPKHDISWDLLFNDANFCECEECSSVYSAAAYYVELLQYLRNNNLDAGSNNPIPIKPNAKDITGTPLEKLFNRRPDLGYLELTCKNTNTVLPYIDLVNEVMENYVAYKKPRPFNVKDEESGELLAEPRHTEYQAYETLKGEVYPFTLPYHQAMDSKRIYLRNLDTSRYELLRNFRKNDSADEEVAKLKDEALNRSIDAEFLGLTKEEYVILTKESFENKSLIGKLKAKDYTDEQYRDLIGVKPTWEYYGYKDKSAMLGDKGLSLIKEEFLHRTGIDYINLVELLKANYINPYKLKGKAKVIMESLHVNYRFLQYYSNKHGIDKMAEELSKNGNLSVLTPKQSELLDFPIIKETTNGSNSGQVEMSISKEDIVLWVKDHFEKLGKVIVIEDGRDYANGKINKLAGDGTENIGSIEDAKLFFDAADGKIEVGSIDRTSGKVALKDAQIPTELSNLEDLFFIDEKGGKGIFVVDESEIHLIFLQQKETCDLDSALLMHLDGTSLTIEEYDRIHRFIRLWRKLDWTIDKIDNACATFSEINNTSNSTSGDILSANEKDISVQNCDINPHLLHQLTAVKKLLDKTGLELNNLLPLWGNISTNGEKPLYHQLFLTYNVLGIDKIFKEDDNGELLASDAELLNHIPAVMAALNLSADDIYRIMQDTEMKNRLTLQNLSTLYRHRLLSKLVEMRIPAFLQTLKLHGDVFQDALATLKFLENFDKIEASGFSFEQLNYICENQEYKEHPLVPTQNDLLQLSKTLYDGLNLIDATYGDLKTVETNESLLEDADVQEQATTELVRTKISLLFEPESVEKIIGLLEGTNIFIANAAQKLKVKLPKVSSLKSKLKYDEDHGTVQITGILTQPELDEYRSVNKKTEWIGALDDIQRQQYRLFHELLSGLFNDDKKELEEIIKSGDISIPLDKIKAGEKDVNTAPQKRAAFLAVFMPYLRQQLARRFIVATLAEFLELDAKITDVLISEIIRSRATSMPIYDIFEDLKESGETGENNWSGFIIPQTNAKYTFIIKESKEEPAVRIDEMNLKLTKESSANEWWSEPIILQAGRLYKVATEKAELDHIFWKTATSPVSSIPSSALLPDFILERCKPALIALQKAAILASNFNLNEEELRFFSAYKADFDQLDFNTLTFNGWLRLESYSELRKSLPQQKINLLDFWKWIHQTEAEEKRLMDNALDRSEQEEKRIKQLIVNKIIDLTDWKEDQINKLIQEEHFNFEKLADYRNEKNLLKLQEAIIIVNKIGVDPSLLFDWAIDDTDFSTTRKIAESIKNAMRSKYNQADWEQVIKPIHDQLRNNQRGVLISYLLQQKELRTQNVPDAEGLFEYFLIDVQMEPCMETSRIKQAISSVQLFIQRCLLGLEEHNGIKPDVLDRKRWEWMQRYRVWEANRKVYLYPENWIESNLRDDKSPFFKELESELLQKDINKENVTEALKSYLYKVDEVADMEVIGLYVDGLNNGTVWSENAKLHVFSRTRNAPYLFYYRYLALDEMNWYPWEKMQVDIPSYDVENPETQEVEDNGCYLLPLVWNNRLLIFFPQIMKKIKSNPNAEGKTYNTLGGEATETSKPIEHFEIKMGMSEYRNRKWTPKQISKDASYTFPLSNEQVIKYFKFTPIIENDKVTIGIENQSNFSENKKEVYEATFEYNGNSLLFKRKFGLIIFIPEFLKKMTQKDSSFIKAANEINTAKSLYSVKNIQDFKPYFPIIEPDLKTKEEYIHFYEKRFKNVMSDLDPSQTEFHHPHIRKLLGKVNYGKLEGFFKENLSMKSDDFGPFDHDDNSGTPSIYHELKRPYSLYNWELFFHVPMVLGETLSKSQQFEEAMKWFHYVFNPIAEGNEDNRFWQFTSFKNINSQNVLENIFNNLKPNTADKTINEWRNNPFMPHVVARSRSVAYMKWVVMKYIDNLLEWGDYLFRQDTIESINQATQLYVLASHILGPRPMMVPKRGEIEPQTYLGLLDKWDAFGNAMIELEVAAPFSNQPTMIFEALNKEIPHSNIFGSVSTLYFGIPKNPKLMSYWDTVADRLYKIRHCQNMEGVFRKLALFEPPIDPALLVKAAAQGLSIASVLNDLNTPMSNYRFYYLLQKALELCNELKSLGSSMLSAIEKKDNETIALIRAKHEGAMQNLLMEIKEKQLEEAQKNLESLIQNRKAPEARMKYYLKLSGLSEDLIPAKTADFTEIENNIATVEGDSGLKLISFEKEDMEKASEAQRLQKDIGIMEALASTLHVIPVATADAKPLGIGAGISIHGQMFGNAAQAVAKSLQLHASDVSFGSSNAGKKGSFTRALQERISQANAAGYELKQIDKQITSQEIRIDLANQEITNQQKAIDNANEVEEFIKNKYTNEELYTWMRGSLKTLYHQVYNMAYELAKKAEKTYCFERGISSANFIQSGYFDAGRDGLLAGEQLYIGLKQLEAAYQNERGHDYEITKTVSLYQISPLAVIQLRETGTCEFSLPEVLFDMDYPGHYRRRIKSTAVSIPCIAGPYTGVNATLSLLGNKFRNTALGGKKYEENVEETDDRFNSYAIPINAIAASSAQNDSGMFELDFKDERYLPFEGAGVISKWRLELPAFRQFDYRTIPDVILHLKYTANEGGDRLKSAATQSVSESLKKIKQELNETGLHMALNMKHDLPNEWVLLKKKGAVELKIDKSRLPYMAQSIKVAVEHLMLIAKVKDNPTTFAVGIGIKDGTDVEETSLERIAEWELVQGESTKIKLDEPFTLSVDAAQLNNLEELNLIVKYMF, encoded by the coding sequence ATGCCAAATAAGGATTTAAATAATTTAACAAGCAAACTCAATCTTTTTAAGTTTGATTTAAAAGAAGAGTCACAACAAAAATTATTTGAAGAGAAATTTAAAAAAAATAATGGCGATTGGTCTGCGTTGAAATCTGAACTTAATAAGGAAGCTATTTTTACTCCTGAGATTATTAATGATCTAGAATTCACACATCATTTGACAAATTGGAGCGAAGACGATGAAAATCTCGTTTCGGCTTTTCAAAAAGATGAAAAAATAAAATCGTTGCGTGATATTGCGACAAGTTTCAATAAGCCGGCGTTTATCGAAAAACTGAAGGGTTTCGCTAAAGAAGGAGTAAAAGAAGAAGAGCAGGAAAATTATGCTATTAATCTGCACCGGGACTTATTTAAAATAGAGCCAACTGCACTAGTAATCAACATGATTAAAGATCAGCAAGTTCCTATATTGAATGATAACTTGGGCAGTGAAATTCAATCAGTTTTAGAAAAGCGACCTGACTTCAACATCAAGAATCATTCAATTTATGAGTTGATAAAAGATAAGGAAGCGTTGCAGGAGATTCCTGCTGATCATCAAGAACCTCTCATAGCTAATCTAAAAATCTTACAGCGAATTACGGCGATTAGTCCTGACGCAGATGCAGTTCCAGCACTTTACAATGCTAATTTGCATTCTGCTATTCAAATTTCAAATATCCCTCAATCAGAATTTATGGCAGTTATGAAAAAGAGCGGCTTAGATGATGGTACTCTATCAATAATTTATACAAATGCCCAGCAAACTCGAGTGCGTAATGAGCAGGCAATAATGACATTAAGAGAAATATATAAAGGCACCGGTATAGATATGATTGATAAAAGTATGGCCTTGAACCCTGCACAATTAGAGAAGGTATTGCCGAAGCATGATATTTCCTGGGATTTGCTTTTTAATGATGCGAACTTCTGTGAATGTGAAGAGTGCAGTTCAGTTTATAGCGCAGCCGCTTATTATGTAGAGTTGTTACAATATCTGCGCAATAACAACCTTGATGCCGGCTCTAATAATCCGATACCTATTAAACCTAATGCAAAGGATATTACAGGGACCCCTCTTGAAAAGCTATTTAACCGGAGACCTGATCTAGGTTATTTAGAGCTTACCTGTAAAAATACAAATACGGTTTTGCCCTATATTGATTTAGTGAATGAGGTTATGGAGAATTACGTAGCATATAAAAAGCCACGGCCTTTTAATGTAAAGGATGAAGAGTCTGGGGAATTGCTTGCTGAACCACGGCATACAGAATATCAGGCATACGAAACGTTGAAAGGAGAAGTCTATCCATTCACGCTGCCTTATCATCAAGCTATGGACTCTAAAAGAATTTACTTAAGAAATCTAGACACAAGCCGCTATGAACTGCTTAGAAACTTCAGAAAAAATGATTCAGCTGATGAAGAAGTTGCAAAATTAAAAGATGAAGCATTGAATCGGTCGATTGATGCAGAATTTTTAGGGTTAACGAAAGAAGAGTATGTGATTTTAACAAAAGAAAGTTTTGAAAACAAAAGCTTGATTGGCAAGCTAAAAGCTAAAGATTATACGGATGAACAATACAGAGACTTGATCGGAGTAAAACCGACTTGGGAATATTATGGCTATAAAGATAAAAGCGCTATGTTGGGAGATAAAGGCCTTTCACTTATTAAGGAAGAGTTTCTGCATCGTACAGGCATTGATTACATCAATCTTGTCGAATTACTAAAAGCTAATTACATTAATCCCTATAAACTTAAAGGGAAAGCGAAAGTTATAATGGAAAGTTTGCACGTCAATTACCGTTTTTTGCAATATTATTCAAATAAACATGGAATTGATAAAATGGCGGAAGAATTGAGCAAAAACGGGAACCTGTCAGTTCTTACCCCAAAACAAAGTGAGCTTCTGGATTTTCCAATTATTAAAGAAACCACTAATGGATCTAACTCAGGTCAGGTAGAAATGAGCATCTCTAAAGAAGACATTGTTCTTTGGGTAAAAGATCATTTTGAGAAATTGGGAAAAGTGATTGTAATTGAAGATGGAAGAGATTACGCGAATGGAAAAATAAACAAACTTGCAGGAGATGGAACAGAGAATATTGGAAGTATAGAAGACGCTAAGCTATTCTTTGATGCTGCTGATGGAAAAATAGAAGTGGGAAGTATAGATAGAACAAGCGGAAAAGTAGCACTCAAAGATGCACAGATCCCTACAGAATTGAGTAACTTGGAAGACTTATTCTTCATCGATGAAAAGGGCGGAAAAGGAATATTTGTAGTAGACGAAAGTGAAATTCACTTGATCTTTTTACAGCAAAAAGAAACATGTGATCTTGATTCAGCTTTGCTCATGCATTTAGACGGCACTTCCTTAACTATCGAAGAGTATGATAGAATTCATCGTTTCATACGTCTATGGAGAAAATTAGATTGGACAATCGATAAAATCGATAATGCTTGTGCTACATTTAGTGAAATTAACAATACGTCTAACTCGACTTCGGGAGATATTTTGTCTGCAAATGAAAAAGATATATCTGTGCAAAACTGTGATATAAATCCACACTTGCTTCATCAACTTACCGCTGTGAAGAAGTTGTTGGATAAAACCGGACTCGAGCTAAATAATCTGCTTCCTTTGTGGGGAAATATTAGCACTAACGGGGAAAAGCCGCTTTATCATCAGCTATTCCTTACCTATAATGTCTTAGGCATCGATAAAATATTCAAAGAAGATGATAATGGAGAGCTTCTTGCAAGCGATGCTGAATTGCTCAATCATATTCCAGCTGTAATGGCGGCTCTCAATCTTTCCGCAGATGATATATATAGAATTATGCAAGATACCGAAATGAAGAACCGGCTTACTTTACAAAACTTATCCACTCTTTATCGCCATCGATTATTATCAAAACTTGTTGAGATGCGTATTCCAGCTTTTCTTCAAACACTGAAGTTACACGGCGATGTTTTTCAAGACGCCTTAGCAACTTTAAAGTTTTTGGAAAATTTTGATAAAATAGAGGCGTCCGGTTTTTCCTTTGAGCAATTAAATTATATTTGCGAAAACCAGGAATATAAAGAGCATCCGTTAGTCCCAACCCAGAATGACCTTCTGCAATTGAGTAAAACTTTATATGACGGTTTGAATTTAATTGATGCAACATACGGAGACTTGAAGACAGTCGAAACAAATGAGTCATTATTAGAAGATGCGGATGTTCAAGAACAGGCCACCACTGAGCTAGTAAGAACAAAAATAAGTTTGCTTTTCGAACCGGAAAGCGTTGAAAAGATTATAGGGTTATTGGAAGGGACCAATATATTCATAGCAAATGCAGCGCAAAAGCTAAAAGTCAAATTGCCTAAGGTCAGCTCTTTAAAATCTAAACTTAAATATGATGAGGATCACGGCACTGTACAGATTACAGGGATACTCACTCAGCCTGAATTGGATGAGTATCGTAGTGTCAACAAGAAAACGGAATGGATTGGCGCATTGGATGATATCCAAAGGCAGCAGTACAGATTATTTCATGAACTGTTATCTGGTTTATTCAATGACGACAAAAAAGAATTAGAGGAAATTATAAAATCTGGAGATATATCAATTCCGTTAGATAAAATTAAAGCAGGAGAAAAGGATGTCAATACGGCACCTCAGAAGCGCGCTGCATTTCTGGCGGTATTTATGCCTTATTTGCGTCAGCAATTAGCCCGGCGTTTTATAGTGGCAACACTCGCTGAATTTTTGGAACTAGACGCAAAAATCACGGATGTATTAATCTCGGAAATTATACGGAGTAGGGCCACATCAATGCCAATTTATGATATTTTTGAAGATTTGAAAGAAAGTGGAGAAACGGGAGAAAACAATTGGAGCGGCTTCATCATTCCGCAAACAAATGCAAAATATACTTTCATCATTAAAGAAAGCAAGGAAGAACCGGCCGTTCGTATTGATGAAATGAATCTAAAATTGACAAAAGAAAGTTCTGCAAACGAGTGGTGGAGTGAGCCTATAATTTTGCAGGCAGGTAGATTATATAAAGTGGCAACTGAAAAAGCTGAGCTTGATCATATATTCTGGAAAACAGCTACATCACCTGTTTCTTCTATCCCTTCATCAGCCTTACTGCCTGACTTTATTTTAGAGCGATGCAAACCAGCTTTGATTGCTTTGCAAAAAGCAGCTATCCTTGCTTCCAACTTCAATTTAAATGAAGAAGAACTCCGTTTTTTCAGTGCTTATAAAGCCGATTTTGATCAACTGGATTTTAATACACTTACATTTAACGGCTGGCTGCGTTTAGAATCCTATAGTGAACTGCGTAAATCACTGCCACAGCAGAAGATAAACCTTTTGGACTTTTGGAAATGGATTCACCAGACTGAAGCGGAAGAGAAACGATTGATGGATAACGCACTTGATCGTTCTGAGCAGGAAGAAAAACGGATAAAACAATTAATCGTTAATAAAATAATTGACCTTACTGATTGGAAAGAAGACCAAATCAATAAGTTGATTCAGGAAGAGCATTTCAACTTCGAAAAGCTAGCAGATTACCGGAACGAAAAAAACTTACTGAAATTGCAGGAAGCTATAATAATTGTAAACAAAATAGGGGTCGACCCCAGTCTGCTTTTTGACTGGGCGATTGATGATACAGATTTTAGTACTACTCGTAAAATAGCCGAAAGCATAAAAAATGCTATGCGATCCAAGTACAACCAAGCGGATTGGGAGCAAGTTATTAAACCAATCCACGATCAGTTGCGAAATAATCAGAGGGGGGTTCTGATAAGCTATTTATTGCAACAGAAAGAATTGAGAACCCAAAATGTTCCGGACGCAGAAGGGTTATTTGAATATTTTTTGATAGATGTTCAGATGGAGCCTTGCATGGAAACTTCGCGCATCAAACAGGCTATATCCTCTGTGCAACTATTTATACAACGTTGTTTGCTAGGCTTAGAAGAGCATAATGGCATAAAGCCGGATGTATTGGATAGGAAACGGTGGGAATGGATGCAGCGCTATAGAGTTTGGGAAGCTAATCGAAAAGTCTATTTGTATCCTGAGAACTGGATTGAAAGCAATCTTCGCGATGACAAAAGCCCTTTCTTTAAAGAACTAGAAAGTGAATTATTGCAAAAAGATATCAATAAAGAAAATGTGACTGAGGCACTTAAGTCTTATCTTTATAAAGTTGACGAAGTGGCAGATATGGAAGTAATCGGATTGTATGTTGATGGACTAAATAATGGGACAGTCTGGAGCGAGAATGCTAAACTCCATGTCTTTTCCCGCACACGAAATGCGCCATATCTGTTCTATTACCGCTATTTAGCATTGGACGAAATGAACTGGTACCCATGGGAGAAGATGCAAGTTGATATCCCTAGCTATGATGTGGAAAATCCTGAAACGCAGGAAGTAGAAGATAATGGATGTTATCTTCTACCACTAGTATGGAACAATAGATTATTAATATTCTTTCCCCAAATAATGAAGAAAATAAAATCTAATCCTAATGCTGAAGGTAAAACTTATAATACACTTGGCGGTGAGGCGACAGAAACATCAAAGCCTATTGAACACTTCGAAATCAAAATGGGAATGAGCGAATATAGAAACCGAAAATGGACACCCAAACAAATTAGTAAAGATGCTAGTTATACTTTTCCATTATCTAATGAGCAGGTTATTAAATATTTTAAATTCACACCTATCATAGAAAACGATAAGGTGACAATTGGAATTGAAAACCAATCAAATTTCTCTGAAAACAAGAAAGAAGTTTATGAAGCAACATTTGAATATAACGGAAATTCTTTGTTATTTAAAAGAAAGTTTGGATTAATAATCTTTATTCCGGAATTTTTAAAAAAAATGACTCAAAAAGATAGCTCCTTTATCAAAGCGGCTAACGAGATTAATACGGCTAAAAGTCTCTACTCTGTTAAGAATATTCAGGATTTTAAACCCTACTTTCCAATTATTGAGCCGGATTTAAAAACAAAAGAAGAGTATATTCATTTCTACGAAAAAAGATTCAAAAACGTAATGTCTGATTTGGATCCTAGCCAAACCGAATTTCACCACCCTCATATTCGGAAATTATTAGGGAAAGTTAATTATGGTAAGTTAGAGGGATTTTTCAAAGAAAACTTATCAATGAAAAGTGATGACTTTGGTCCGTTTGATCACGATGATAATTCGGGAACTCCAAGTATTTATCACGAATTAAAACGCCCATATTCGCTTTATAATTGGGAATTATTTTTTCACGTACCGATGGTATTAGGCGAGACTCTCAGCAAGTCCCAGCAATTTGAAGAAGCGATGAAGTGGTTCCATTATGTGTTCAATCCGATTGCTGAAGGAAACGAGGATAATCGGTTTTGGCAATTTACTTCTTTCAAAAACATCAATAGCCAAAATGTTTTAGAAAATATCTTTAATAATCTGAAGCCCAATACAGCAGATAAAACAATTAATGAATGGAGAAATAATCCTTTTATGCCGCACGTAGTAGCACGTAGCAGGTCGGTTGCTTACATGAAATGGGTAGTCATGAAATACATTGACAACCTTCTTGAATGGGGAGATTATCTTTTCCGCCAAGACACGATTGAAAGCATTAACCAAGCAACTCAGTTATATGTCTTGGCAAGCCATATATTAGGACCACGCCCAATGATGGTACCGAAGCGGGGGGAAATAGAACCTCAGACTTATCTTGGTCTGCTGGATAAATGGGATGCTTTCGGTAATGCAATGATTGAACTGGAAGTGGCTGCGCCGTTCAGTAATCAACCAACTATGATTTTTGAGGCATTAAACAAGGAAATTCCTCATTCCAATATTTTCGGTTCCGTATCGACTTTGTATTTTGGTATTCCAAAAAATCCAAAACTTATGAGTTACTGGGATACAGTGGCTGACAGGTTATATAAAATCAGACATTGCCAGAACATGGAAGGTGTTTTCCGGAAGCTGGCCCTGTTTGAACCGCCTATTGACCCGGCTTTACTGGTTAAGGCTGCCGCACAAGGATTGAGCATCGCTTCTGTATTGAATGATTTAAATACACCTATGTCAAATTATCGCTTTTACTATTTACTTCAAAAAGCGTTGGAATTGTGCAATGAATTAAAGTCATTAGGAAGTTCGATGCTTTCTGCAATCGAGAAAAAAGACAATGAAACCATTGCGCTGATTCGTGCGAAACACGAAGGAGCCATGCAGAATCTGTTGATGGAAATTAAGGAAAAGCAACTTGAAGAAGCACAAAAAAATCTTGAAAGTTTGATTCAAAACCGGAAGGCCCCAGAAGCCCGAATGAAATATTACTTGAAGTTAAGCGGCTTATCTGAGGATTTAATACCTGCAAAAACAGCTGATTTCACTGAAATAGAAAACAATATTGCAACTGTGGAAGGAGACAGCGGATTAAAGTTGATATCTTTTGAAAAAGAAGATATGGAGAAAGCGAGTGAAGCTCAGAGATTGCAAAAAGACATAGGGATAATGGAAGCATTGGCAAGTACTCTTCATGTAATCCCGGTCGCTACTGCTGATGCCAAACCACTTGGTATTGGTGCCGGTATATCTATTCATGGACAAATGTTTGGAAATGCTGCACAAGCAGTTGCAAAAAGCCTGCAACTACATGCAAGCGATGTTTCTTTTGGGAGTTCTAATGCAGGCAAAAAGGGCAGTTTTACTCGAGCTTTACAAGAACGAATTTCTCAAGCCAACGCGGCCGGTTATGAACTGAAGCAGATAGATAAACAGATAACCTCACAGGAAATCCGAATTGATCTTGCTAACCAGGAAATAACAAATCAGCAAAAGGCAATAGATAATGCGAATGAAGTGGAAGAATTTATTAAGAATAAGTATACGAACGAAGAGTTATACACTTGGATGAGGGGCAGCTTGAAAACTTTATATCACCAAGTTTATAACATGGCTTACGAACTTGCCAAAAAAGCAGAGAAAACGTATTGCTTTGAAAGAGGCATCAGCAGCGCTAATTTCATTCAGTCTGGATATTTTGATGCGGGTAGAGATGGATTGTTGGCGGGCGAGCAGCTCTATATCGGCTTGAAACAACTTGAAGCGGCCTATCAAAACGAACGGGGACATGATTATGAGATAACCAAAACCGTTTCGCTATACCAAATAAGTCCTCTCGCAGTGATTCAATTAAGAGAGACAGGGACATGCGAGTTTTCCCTTCCGGAAGTTTTGTTCGACATGGATTATCCGGGCCATTACAGACGACGCATCAAATCGACAGCTGTTTCAATTCCTTGTATTGCTGGACCTTATACAGGTGTAAACGCCACCTTAAGTTTATTGGGGAATAAATTTAGAAATACAGCTCTGGGCGGGAAAAAGTACGAGGAAAATGTTGAGGAGACAGATGATCGGTTTAATTCTTATGCTATTCCGATTAATGCTATAGCTGCAAGTTCAGCTCAGAATGACAGCGGGATGTTTGAGCTCGATTTTAAAGATGAGCGGTATTTGCCATTTGAAGGTGCAGGAGTCATTAGCAAATGGCGTCTAGAACTGCCAGCCTTTAGGCAGTTTGACTATCGCACCATACCGGATGTAATCCTTCACTTAAAGTATACGGCGAATGAAGGCGGCGATCGGCTCAAATCTGCTGCGACCCAATCTGTCTCAGAGAGCCTTAAAAAAATTAAGCAGGAACTTAATGAAACCGGGCTGCACATGGCTCTGAACATGAAGCATGATTTGCCGAATGAATGGGTTCTGCTTAAGAAGAAGGGCGCTGTCGAATTGAAAATTGATAAGTCGAGGTTGCCTTATATGGCTCAAAGTATTAAAGTTGCTGTTGAACATTTGATGCTCATTGCCAAAGTAAAAGATAATCCAACAACTTTCGCAGTTGGAATCGGCATTAAAGATGGAACTGATGTAGAAGAAACAAGTCTTGAAAGGATCGCTGAATGGGAGCTTGTTCAAGGAGAGAGCACAAAAATTAAATTAGATGAGCCTTTCACCTTGTCAGTGGACGCTGCACAATTGAATAACTTGGAAGAATTGAATTTAATTGTGAAGTATATGTTTTAA
- a CDS encoding DUF5063 domain-containing protein, with the protein MEKFQMAAAAYCDFIDSCSSFDDKETLIKLLSIVSRLYTEAFELPDVESEEGHSVDVDFPLPVVDFKSHNVYKEMFNPYHDTTPLNGCLDDDITGIYSDIKNGLVLYEQGNVKEAVWEWKFGFEVHWGEHATSAIRALHSINFQ; encoded by the coding sequence GTGGAAAAGTTTCAAATGGCCGCTGCCGCCTATTGTGATTTTATTGATTCGTGCAGTTCTTTTGATGACAAAGAAACCTTGATCAAATTGCTTAGCATTGTCTCCCGGCTTTATACTGAAGCTTTTGAGTTGCCGGATGTCGAATCGGAAGAAGGGCATTCGGTCGATGTGGACTTTCCCTTGCCGGTAGTCGACTTCAAGAGCCACAACGTGTACAAGGAGATGTTCAACCCTTATCACGATACAACTCCTTTGAATGGTTGTTTGGACGACGATATAACAGGCATCTACAGCGACATTAAAAACGGGCTGGTTTTATATGAGCAAGGAAATGTCAAAGAAGCGGTATGGGAGTGGAAGTTCGGCTTTGAAGTGCATTGGGGAGAGCATGCCACAAGTGCCATCCGGGCCTTGCATTCTATAAACTTCCAATAA
- a CDS encoding class I SAM-dependent methyltransferase, with translation MKKDNPKAYIPALKYHWLTRFYDPLVASGLQEKKMKMHLIHQASIRSGELILDLACGTGTLAFLLQQTHSGIQVTGIDADPQILAIAKEKMKENRAKGIVFKEGFSDQLPFSANQFHHVFTSLFVHHLTLEKKKETFEEVLRVLKSGGQFHILDFEKPQNEWMRAAFLPVQFLDGFETTSPHVRGIIPALLKETGFAAIEETRKFSTILGTLRAYKAYKP, from the coding sequence ATGAAAAAAGACAATCCAAAAGCTTATATACCGGCACTCAAATACCACTGGCTGACCCGCTTCTATGATCCGTTGGTCGCATCCGGCTTGCAGGAAAAAAAGATGAAAATGCATTTGATCCACCAAGCCTCCATCCGCTCTGGCGAACTTATATTGGATTTGGCATGTGGCACTGGGACACTCGCCTTTTTACTTCAGCAAACCCATTCCGGTATCCAAGTGACAGGAATCGATGCTGACCCACAAATACTCGCAATCGCCAAAGAAAAGATGAAAGAAAATCGAGCCAAAGGGATTGTCTTTAAGGAAGGTTTTTCTGATCAGCTTCCTTTCTCCGCCAACCAGTTTCATCATGTCTTCACAAGTTTGTTTGTTCATCATTTGACGCTTGAGAAAAAGAAGGAAACATTTGAGGAAGTTCTCCGAGTTCTCAAATCAGGCGGCCAATTTCATATCCTTGATTTTGAGAAACCGCAAAACGAATGGATGCGCGCTGCCTTTCTCCCTGTCCAGTTCTTGGACGGCTTCGAAACCACTTCACCGCATGTCAGAGGCATTATTCCGGCTTTGTTAAAAGAAACCGGTTTTGCGGCCATTGAGGAAACTAGGAAATTCTCGACCATCCTCGGAACATTGCGGGCATATAAAGCTTATAAGCCTTGA
- a CDS encoding AbrB/MazE/SpoVT family DNA-binding domain-containing protein, which yields MKSTGIVRKVDELGRIVMPIELRRSLEIAEADAVEIFIEEDKIILKKYEPYRACLITGEVKKENEEYAPGIFLSPEGAEILLQQIQSQSS from the coding sequence ATGAAAAGTACAGGAATTGTCAGAAAAGTAGACGAGTTAGGACGCATAGTTATGCCGATTGAATTAAGAAGGTCATTGGAAATAGCCGAAGCGGATGCAGTCGAGATATTCATCGAAGAAGACAAGATTATTCTGAAGAAATACGAACCTTATCGTGCATGTCTGATCACCGGTGAAGTGAAAAAAGAAAACGAGGAATACGCTCCGGGGATATTCTTAAGTCCAGAAGGTGCGGAAATATTACTTCAGCAAATCCAGAGTCAAAGCAGTTAA